In Schizosaccharomyces osmophilus chromosome 1, complete sequence, the genomic window CGCTTTGGGTGCCACTGCTGCTAGTGCCATGCTTGGTGCTTGCTGTGGTGGATAATTTCGAAGCCATACGAGACGAAAAATGCCAATTCAGATGATGCTTACATTTGACTGCGCTGGGATGCAAACTACCGAAAAGATGTCTCgagatgatgatgattcAAGACATCTGTAATAACGTGTGTTTGATGCGATTACGTTTATTTTATATCTTTTTGCTACTGGAACCCTTTCGattttatgattttttcattcctgTTTGTTACATTCttgtctttattttttccccataattaattaaaaaatatcgCTAGTTCAGTCTTTTAATACTAATACACAATGAGCAACGCTTCCAATCGGAAGTTTGAGATTGAATGGTAGTCGAAGGAGGGTAAAGAGGTTGAgtgaattttttaaatattggTATGTAGGAAGTTGTCTTTAGAAAGGCTCAATGGACAGAGGTTGGTTGAGAATAGTAGTAATAATCATTGACAACGGGAAGCTAAAAGTCATTTATTTAACGTCGAAAGATCATCTGTAATGATTTTCTCTTAGTCCAAATTTAATCACTTTCTATTATCATTACCGCTTAAAAGATTACAAAAATTATGATTACCTGGTTTGGTGtcatttggattttggaatggtgtcttctttttcgatTTAGATGAACCTGACCAGTGCCACCTATTCAAAAACAGAACAAGCGAAAGAGACTTTGCAAGTCTGATTAAATTGGctagtttttttttaaaaaaaaaaccaagtTTAATTGTTTGAAAATAGAATAATCGTCAAAAATGCGAGGTTTCGCCGCTTTTGCACCAAAAACGTGGATCCAGTGGATAGCCCTTTTGGCTATCCTTTTCCAGGTCGCTACTGCCTCCGTAGACCTGACAGATGAAAATTATAATGAGGCTGTGAATGGAAAATGGTTTATCAAGTTTTATTCACCAACTTGTCCTGCCTGCAAACGCATCGCTCCCATGTGGGAAGGTATGGCAAAGAAGTCGGAAGAGAAGGCCAATCAAGCCAATATCTCAATTGGCGAAGTGAATTGTAAAAAATATAGCAATCTTTGTCGCGACTTGGAAATTAAGGCTTTTCCCACTCTTCGATTCTTTGTAAACGGTGAgaacaaacaagaaatacCGTACAGCGGTTTAATCACCGAGGCTTCTCTTTTAGACTTTGTTGATGATCGTATTGTCGACGccgaaaaggaaattgagGCCGAAAATACAGAGACACCGAAGGAAGCTTCTGATGCCGTTGCCCCTTCCGCACCTACCCAGACATTTTCTACAAGTTCTTTATCACTGGTAACTGCTTCTGGTACCTCAACAAAATCTATTACCGATTTTACTGATTTGCAAATGGCACAATTTTCCGCCAAAACTTCTTCCGGTAGCCCTGCTTCTGCCTCTTTGACCCCATCTTCCTCTGCTATTAAATCAGGTACTGGTACATCAAAAGACGACCATTCATTGGCCTCCGCTTCCTCTGTTATTACTACTGTTCCTGCTACAAACAGTGCTGACAAAGCAACCGCTACTTCGCTATCTGCATCTTTACAGTCATCTACCTCTACAACACCTGAAGCTACCTATGCTATTCAAACTGCTCCAAATGTTCTTCCCGAAGGAGGAGATTCCTCGGGACCCTCGAATAAAGATTCTGAAAAAACCGACCAGCCGGTTCTCAATCCTGCTGGACGCTCCAAACCCCTAGTTACCCAAGAAGACATCGAGGGTGCCTTAACAAGTGATGTTGGCTGGTTCGTTCGCTTTTATTCTTCTGATTGCACAAATTGTGCAGATGTTACTACAGCTTGGGATTCAATGGCTGGAAGAATGAAGAATAAGCTCAATGTTGGCCATATCGACTGCAGCAAGCAAAAACCCAGCTGTAGCAAATATAAGGTTCAGCAttatccttctttcttttttttcaaggaaaatgaatacGTGGAATATTTTGGTCTCCCTAAAGTCGGTGATCTTACTAGTTTCGCTGAAGAAGCCGCCAACTTCGAGATCCGTGAAGtcgaattttttgataCCACGGAATCTGAGAAACATGGAGATGTCTTCTTCCTATATTTTTATGATGATAAGAGTGCTGATAGCCTTGCTACAATTCGTAAAACTGCTATTCAACTGCTTGGCCATGCCCGTCTTTACCTTACAAAGTCTCAACAACTTGTAAAGAAATACAATGTCAATAACTTTCCAAAGCTAATTGTCGTGAAAGATGCCACTCCTAGTTATTATCCTACTAGTGTAGCATCTGATATTATCGATTACAGAAGAATTTTGAATTGGATGAAGAACAATTGGCTTCCAGTCCTTCCAGAACTCCAAACATTTAATTCTGATGAAATTGCTAATACTGATACTGtcgttttattttccttgaatCCCGATTCACCTGATTTTTATGAAACTAAAGCCACCGCTCGAAACATTGCCTCTGAATGGTTAAACGAGGAGTCTCGTGAATATCAGATGGCttggaaggaagaaactgataaaaagaatgctCATATGAACAAAGCtgaggaaaagaatgatgCCGAAGCGTTAGAGGCCGCCCGGAATATGAATGTCAAGCATAAACCCGCCCCTAAACGATTTGCCTGGGTAAACGGCAATTATTGGGCAAAATGGCTTACTAACTTTAATCTCGATATCAAAAACTCGGGCCCAAGGGTAGTTTTATACGACGCTGGTAAGAATCTTTATTGGGACACAACTGCCAAGGGTGAACCCATCACTGTTAATAAAGACGTCGTTACCAATTTTCTTAAGGATGTGGAAGCTAATCCCAACTCTTTGAAGCCTAAAAAGCCTAAAATGCTAAAGGAAAATGCTGGTCTAGAATACTTAGCTTCCTACGGATTGGATACACGTGCTTTATACTTAATTTGTGGTGTCGTTTTTCTCGGTATTGTTGTTTCATTATTTGGTGCTAGAAGGATTAGAAGTCTTGAGCGCCGACACCGTTCTTCTCCCATTTTGCCCATCGCAACAAAGAACACGGGTAATACTGGGAAATTTGATTAATATGTTATTCATGGCATGCTTATAATCGAAATTTGGTGATTATTATGAATTTCTATATATTGTTGCATTATGATTATTATTCTATCGTTTTTTATAGGTAACTCGCTTTTAAGTTAGCAATTTTAccattattattatttactctttgtttccttgGTATGTAATAAATTTACAAACTTACCACTTAAATCAATGAACTCGTTACCTTAACAATATGtataagtaaaaaaaaaaagaacctATTCACGAACCAAAAATTCCCATTTATATAACTAAATATTCAATTAAGCATCATTTCACCCTTAAATCCCTTTTTTTAGGTCTTTAAAACCTTAAACATTAGAAAATGCACGCTTCTTTCCATCAATTCCGAGCAAAGGATTATCAACTTCCTCAAGAGATGTTTTATGATTCAAATCCCACTCATTTTTTAAGTATGTTAAGCCGGCAAGATTGTAACCCACTAGCGATCGCTCTTCCACTAAAGAACCTCTAAGACTATTGCGAATATTATTTAGTAGAGGTCGCATTTTAATCGTAGACGTCAATTGACGATGATATGTCTTcaataagaaaaatataattcGAGATACTAAGGGTATAGACCACTTCTTGCTAGCCCATATATCAACAAAGCGAAAAAGGGACAAGACTTGGTCAAAGGGAAGTACCAACAGAGCGTCATCGAGATGACTTATACgaacttttttaaaggtATTTAAAACATATTCTTCCGCTGAAACATTCAAGTGAGCTAAAATTGGGTTACGCGGGATTCTAGATTTGTTCGGATTGCTAAGTTTCTCAATTCGATATTGAATTTCCTCGTCCAAATCTTTAGCGCCAATAACTAATGCATCGAGTATTTTTTCACCGTCTTTAAGACTTTCAACAGTCTGTTTATTCACTGTAGCAACATTGTTTTCTGCTGCGTCTTCGTTTCTCTCCTCAGCACTGAAACTGGAAACCAAAGTTGACTCGTACTGTTCCTCAAGTTCGCgctctctttcttcttctaaaaataCTAGATCATCCGATTGTGCCCATACACGGATGGAGTGATCATGCGAACCGGTAAAAACCGTTGTTGGAGCAACAGCTAATGACCAAACTTCAGAATGATGACCGCgcaatttcaaaatcaaatcGAAGGTGTCACCATCCCAGTATCTAAGCTCCTTATCCTTAGAGCatgtaaaaaaatttctggAGCCAGGTTGAAATGCAACCTTCATAACAGAATCCTGGTGAGCGAAAATTGATTTATGGCAGTCACCAAAGTCTAATCCCCATAATTTGACGTTCTTGTCGGCACTACAAGTAGCTAATAATTTAGAGTCGTGCGAAATGTCCATTGAAAGAACAGGTAGTTTGTGTCCATACATatttaagaaaaatttcaaagtatCCAAGTAATACACCTTGACTGTATTATCGAGTAAAGATGCAGTGATAAGGCGACCATCTGGAGATATTGTGGTCGCAAGAACATCATCCGCAAAGTCAATTTGACGGGTTTGCTCAATCCTCAAAGCGAAAACTTTGACGGAAGTACCGGGAGCATAATCGAAAGAAGGTTTCAAAGACCATAACTTCAAAGTCTTATCTGCAGAAGCTGTAGCAAAATATGATCCATTGTGTCCAATAGCCAAATCCCAGATAGGGCCATTATGGGCTTGAATACGTTCCAATAGAGAAGAGCTAGCAACGTCAAATAACTCAATTTCCCCCGCCTTATTaacagaaagaatttgCTTATCTGCATTTACAAATGCAGCGGCTAAAACGTAGCCACAATCAAAAGTACGAATACAAGAACCTGTTTTATGATTCCAGATCTTTAGTGAACCATTAGCGCCACTTAAAACCATTTCATAGTTAGAGGAAAGGGCTAAAGTTCTAACGTCAGCACGATGGCCTGGCAATTCAATGGAATTGGTGCGTGTAGTTCGTTCCGTAAGGGGAGTAGTAGCCTCTGCCTTGGTATCCACATTATAGACCTCAATGGAATTATTCTGAAGAACAACGACGAATACAGGGTTACGGCGATGAGGAATCCAGGCAAATGAGGAAACGCGGGAAGGAGCACGAATAACTGCAAAAGGTTCGAATTCATCCTTCAAAGTCAATTCTACTTCCTCGGTCTTTTTGCGTCTACGGCGGCGACtcataattttttccatttcagaAGGAGTCCTTATGCGGATAATCTCTATCAAACGATCATGGGCCTGGAAAACTACAAATCGACCAGAATCATAAAAGTCCAAGGAAAGTGGACGATCACGACTTTGGCGAGGAACACCTCCtaataatttcaaaactttGGTTGTAGGGGTTATGTTTCCATCAGTGGGGAAAGAGATTTCCCAGACTTTGACATCCGCATCGCTGCTAGCAGTTAAACAGCGCTTTCTGTCGGGAGATACAGACATTGCCCAAATTTCACCCTGATGATTGACATGTGTCTCGACACAATGCTGAATTGAAAGATCCCAAAGCTTTAAAAATGAGTCTTTACCAGACGACAACAAGTATTGGTCTGCGTTCGTGGCATCAATTTCCATGTTTGTTGAGGCATCATCTTCAACACCGTCCGTGGTTCCCTGTTCATTAACGGCTGTTAAATCACTAGGGGTTAAAAAGATGAGCTTCGTAACTTGATCTTTATGTCCACGAAGTCTATACAAGCCAGTTTCGTTCACAACATCCCACAAAATTATATCTGTATCTTTGCTGCCACTAGCTAATCGAGTACCTGTTTGATCGAAAGTCATAGTAGAAACAGCACTTTTGTGGCCGTTCAAAgtcaaaagcaattccCCTTCTTTCCAAAGACGAATAGACCCATCCTCGTAGCCAGCGGCATATACATCGCCATGATTTGTGAGACAGGAAACATTAAATGAACAATCCGTGTCCTTCCATTTAGACGACAATTGACCGGTCTTGAGATCCCATTCTAGAATGCTTTCGAGACCTCCAACAATCGCTTTGCCTACGGATTTCGCCGATTCAGATGGTTGCGTTACGATATTACACCCGGATGAAGCGACGACCCCAAAGAATCCTGAGGGCTCGTAACGGGTATAACTTTTCACCATGGCGTTTTCCTCGTCCTAATGGCGTTCCAAGGTTGTTGGTAGAAGCAAAATTAAGGCTGTCTGTCCTTCCTTTTTCGCATATAACGAGTAGCAATGCTAATCGTTCGAATGGATACCACAACTAGTTTATTCTCTGCTATGTTCTATTACGCGATACTTATTTTACGTTTAATGTACATAAGGTACAGTACTCTTTTTCGTGCTATGACATTTTACGCATTTAAGGCATCTCGCTTTCCAATAGTTTTGCCTACACATTAgtataaaaatatttagTAAGAAAAGGTAACTTGGGTTGCATTATTTTTGCCGTGTTATTCCCatgtgaaaaagaaaaagaattaaacTTCTTTGAAgtctgtttgtttttggacGTTTTCCTCTAATAAGCCTGAAAGACCAAGTTTTCCTTGGTTGGGTCGCAGAAAGATTTTAGAATCGCTCTACCAGAAGTCGAACACTATtcagttttctttgattcaaaggctttcaaagaaaaaaatccatcTCTATCAAATCACCGGTACGGACATTATTGGCAATGCCTCCTACACCAAGATCTGGAAATCAAAGATACGTTCCTTACGACACAAGAGCAGCTCGATCACCCAGGGAGGCCGCTGCAATTGCTGCAGCTCGTCGTCAACGAAGAGGCTCTAATGAAACCTCGTATCTTGCTGATGAAGCAACTAATGAAGGCTCCAGTGAACGTGCAGAATCCAGTAGAGTCACGGACAGAGATGTCGACGACGAGTTTGATGGCCAAGGAGAACAGCAGACGCCAGAAGTCCCAGGAGTTCCTCGATCAGTTCGAAGCTTGGCatataatgaaaatttacGATCACCTGAAAGAAGCATAAATGAATGGTCAACAGACCTGGAAGGCCTGGACGATATCGATAGCGTTGAGGATATCTCTCTGCGAGAGGCATCTCAGCGTCCTGATCTTTTTGGTAACTTCCCATCCGGTTTCGATGATGTTATTGATTTAACAGAAGCCGAACAGAAGCGAAGTCAAccaaagcaaagaaaaaggaaacaaaagccCACCGATGAACCCGCACCTCAAGCGGATTCTGTAAGCAACTCTCAAAGACTAGCGGATTACAAATGTGTAATTTGCCTAGATAATCCTGAAAATTTGTCTGCTACACCTTGTGGTcatattttttgtaatttctgTATATTAAGCGCATTAGGAACTTCATCTGCAACTCAAAAATGCCCTGTCTGTCGAAGGAAAGTGCATCCGAAGAACGTGATTTGTTTAGAAATGATGCTAGGtagcaaacaaaataataaGAATTAACTGGTGTACttaaaaatttattaagTTCTGATTATCATTATTATTCATGTCTATTTTTCGTGACTTAACTATTAGCCCTTCCAGTCAGAGTCCCAAAGGAAATATCTACATTGAAACGGCTGTGTATCATCATTAGAAACCGCGTTAGAATTTTCAACAACTTCTCCAATCGGTCGAGCACACATCCAAAAATTTCGACCATAATTTATGCCCGGCTTTTTCACGCTTAATAACTTACAGGGTTCTTTATGTCCATCACATAATGGCggcatttttttttggaatctGCTCTTCCATGCCGTTACAGTTTCCGTATTAGAAGAATTAGATACTGTAAACTTTGACCCAGTTTCATCTACTTCAATCAATGGAGGTTTTTCAGTTTCCAGTTCATTTTGTTCCATTGGCTGAggcttcttcaaaaaaaaagatgataATTTTGGCTGCTGCTCTGTTCGTCGACGCTTCTCAGCTGGACCGTTTTCAGGTACAGACAATGGCGTACTGTTGCTAGTGGATGGTGAGCAAGACGGTGTTTTGGATGATTCATCTAAAGTAATGTCTGATTCTGATTTTGACTTCTTggtcttttcaaattgttGAAACATGGTATGTATGTTTTTTGACGGTCGATATGCTGAGTGATGACATGCTGCTAAAGAGGGAGGATCTTTTGCATGAGTGAGTAAATCATATAATGGTGTACTGTCTAGTGAATCTCTTAAATCCATGTAAACAGGGCAATGATCAGATCCCATGACATTTGCCATAATATCTGCGTCTTGCACCCACGGTAAAAGGTCTGGAGTTGCTAGCGTATAGTCAATTCTCGTACCTAAAATTGTTAGATGATTATTACTAAATTTTATCATTACCATAGTTTGTGGGCCTCATATTAAGCCTGGTGTTCCAGCAAGTGAACATGCCCTTTCTTGTAGGATGCCGTACCCGTCCAATATCGAGCAAAAGCCCAGATCTGTGCGGCTTTAATAACTCCCTAAGCCATTTTCTTGAATCATGTACGCTTGGAATGAATGACTCTTTTAAGATATCTTTTTGGTCTGCCGTGTCGATAGAATCGCAAAGAATATTCACATCCCCAACTAAGACAACCTTCCGTTTTCCTTCCTTTATAAAAGCTGATATTCTATCCTTTAAGCATTTGTAGAAGGCTGTCCGATATTCCCACCTATGATCCCCAGAATTGACAGGGCAATAAACGCCAATTAGAATGAAAATACCCAAATCTAGTAGAATACatcttccttcatcatcaacCCATTTTGCAGTTTTTCGGTCTACATCTTTGGGGTAATATCCAATCTGTTCATGCGGAGGAGCTTCAATATAAGAATATCGTTGATTCCGAACTGGTAAAATTCCAGTGATTCCTTCTTCTGCCTTTACGGGTGTGCAtagacttttttttacataaATACCGACTCCACTGTAACCTTTTCTTGTAGTAGGAAATGTGAAATAACCTTCATATCCCTCAATAAGAGCAAATTCTTGGGGGAAATTATCCTTTTGCATCTTTAATTCCTGAAAGCATATAATATCCGCTTTaaactcttcaaaaacttctttgtaggaattttttttgttccaCGGATGATAGTTAAATGGGTTTTGTATACCATTCACATTCCAACTAAGGATTCGCATAATTGCTGTTTCAATGGTCTATTCTTGGAGAGGTGTTTGTTGATTGAGTAAAGACGTCAAGAATGTGTCTTCGTTGAAATATGTGGGAAAAAAAGCTCTTTTTTAACTCTTTAATTGAATAGATCTAAAGTATGTAGGtataatatatttttgCTCTGTAGGAATATTCAAAGACTTATTTAGAAAGCGAAACTCAACATGAGAAGTTGCAATCGTAATGGTCTAACCAactttaataaataataaataaaaccaaTTAAGAAAGATATGCAATAAATTAATGAATGACTGCTAAAAAATGGGAGTCTGCAAAATTAACGAAGGTAAGGTTaactttcaaaactttATGAAGAGATGTGAATATATATAGTCCATAAATGTGAAgataaaatcaaaaagcaaagtataCGGtttaaagcttttttaCATGGCATTTGTTAATGAAACGATGATGGGCACAAAAGTTGGTGAAAAAGGAACAACAAGAAGGACGTAGAATACATCAAGGAAACACAACATAGCTGCCTCTTTACGAAGAGTTATTAGGAGATCCGTGCAGCTCGGGTTCTGATTCATTTACGTCGGAATCTGAACTGCCTTCATCAATAGGATTTCCTGTTGCATCAGTTAAGTGAATAGTATCTATGTAATTGGGTTCAACAGAATCTTCAACAGGGTTTTCTGTTGCCTCCATATCCGCATCCTCTCTATCAGAGAGAATATTTTCTTGTGCCAATTCCTCAGCAACATCTTCTTGCTCTAATTCATCTTTatcgttttcttccattccaGAAGACGTTTCCTGCACAAGTTTGTCCTGTGGATCCAACCTGCTTTTCTTCGTAGATTTATCTTCATCCACGTGAGGAATTTTtagcttcttttctttcaacgCAGCTTCGTATGCTATTTTTGTCAGTTGCGTATGCATAAAGAGAATCATACCTTGAAGATGAGCATCTAGTTGATTGGTGAAATCGGGATATTCTATTTCCTGTAGAGCACTCAAAACATCTTGGGGCATAACAACTTTCCGATTTTTTGTAGAAGAAATTTCTCCAGCACTAATCAATTGAACGGGTCAGTCTACGTGTCAAGTTGGAAATTGTCTGGAAGAAACACGAATCTGTACTTTCTCTTCGTGTTAAGTTTGTAAAGTGACTTAAAGTACGTACGCAGATGTTAAATAACTAACAAAAAGAGTCGCTGAATTCGTAATGGCCTTGACCGCTTCCTTTTGTGCTGTACTTTTCTGGGGTAAAACCTGTTTAATTAAACGCATAACAATAGAACGAGGAAGAGCCAAGTCATCTAATTCAGTATGTTCTCCGGTATTCATTGGATCCATTTTGTAAGTACTGTATTCGTTTTACGCCGGTAGTTCAGAAACGTGAAAGATAAGTCAACTAGGGCGTGTAAGTAATGTTTACAGGTAAAAAAGCTTTGCCAAATGAGAATATAGTATACCTTCATACACTTTCCtgtttataattttttattttattcatttaGTACATATAttgttgtttattattcataaaaaaatggaGAAAGTTCTATCCTGAAAAGCATAAAATCGAGACACACGATTCAAAGGTTGCTTATTCAATGTgaataaatccaaaataATTAAAGACAAATTATTGAGTAGAAAATCTCTTAAGTATGCGTTGTTGGTATTTATTCCAACAGCGTAAGAGCAATGATTGAAATAGAGAATGGGGGACACACGTCCTAAAAAAGATTCAGAATCGTTTGGTTCGATACAATTGGCCCCATCcatcaaaaacttttcatttctaACGGTCCTTGAAGCCTACGGCAAGTAGACATTACTCACAAGCAATGAAGGAAATGAGAGCGTCTGTCTCCTTTGCAACTCATGAAGCTTATGAAAATCCAGCAAACTTCATGAAATGAATGCAATGAAATAATTCATGATGGACTCAAGGAATCAGttgctcttcttcgtcAAGTGAGTGCTAAACCAGGTTcgcttctttaaaaaaaggaaagcagTCAATGAATTCATCAATACTTTAATAATTCACAAGTTTATGAACAACTATTGTTGTTTAATTCAGACATAGTACCCCCTTTGCTTTCGAAGTTGCTTCCCAGAgacttcttcttcactttACCACCTTCAATAGTCTTTTACTAAAGGAAGAAGTAACGAAAGTGTAGCGAATTGACTACCTTTACCGTTcaagtaaaagaataagctaataattttttgttattttcgGCTTTCACGCATACCTACTATTTGAATGAATCAGGCAGGTCAAATTATTCCCTTTACAACATCTGGCTCCCTGGTGGATTATGTTGACCGTAAGCTTTcccttccttcttcaacttctaatttttgtttctataGGTAAAGTAATAGTGGTTTTACGAGATGGTAAAAAGTTAATTGGCATTCTCCGGTCCTTTGACCAATTTGGTACGTTTTAACTTTGTTTTCCCTGTTtggaaaaatataaaggtCAACTCCCTAACTTTTACAGCCAACCTTATGCTCCAGTATACGattgaaagaatttatGTGGATGACATGTTTGGTGATATTGATCGAGGTGTTTTCATTGTGCGAGGTGAAAATGTTGTATTACTAGGAGAATTGGTAAGGATTTAGACAGGTTTGCGAGACTTGAAGGATCGTGGTTTGTCAATTGTGCTAACCATTTTAGGACTTGGACAAAGAAtatgaaatggaaaagggATTGCGCCGTGTTCCAGCGGAACATCTATTTCCTTTGTCAAAGGGACGTTCTGATGAAAAGCGGAAAACTTTACGggaaaaaaccaaaaaactGAACACCGTCGGTTTCAGCGTCGATTTTGGTCATGATGATTTGTACTAGAATTTACAAACGTGTGCcttaattttattttgctCTCTATAATATTACATTTCTTTGGTCTTTTCAGTCTATCACTTCATCGATAATTTCTTACATCTCTaaagaatggaaatttGTGAGTTTGTGAATGATACATAGATTGAACcaataaatgaattttcaATGTTTGTTTCCGATTcatatattatttttttcattattaaaGACGTGGCATATAAAgtacttttgaaagaattagCAGAATTTGTCTGATGATGATCCAGTGCTACTAGACCTTTTTAACTCAGGCGTCTCTATCTCATCTTGCATAGAAAGGGAAACAGGTGGTCGGTCCACTGCAAGATCAATATCTGAAGCCGGCCAAATCCAGTGTAAGAGCATCATAACCAAATAATCTAACGTTATTAATATACAAAATAGTTTACCAGCCCATTGACCACAACCATAGTAAAGTTTTAACCGATTGATAAGACGCAAGTTAGGCTCTGCGCAGATACTTTCATAAACTTTTTCGGTTCTTTCTGCGACGTCAATCCATGaatacattttttttacctCATCATGAAATTTCACGGTTTTTATCTTATTGTTGAGGTAATCAGAAATTGCATTTGACAATGTTCGTACTAAATCGTCTTCTTCAGGTCTGGCAAATCGAGTCATATGAGAAGGCAAAACTTCAGGAACACCTCCAACCTTGGTAGAAATAACGTACAAACCACAACTCGCCGCTTCCACCAAGACAGTTCCGAACGCTTCAGTTAAACTTGGGTGTAAGTAAATATGTCCGCGCACCATAACATCTCGGACTTGGTCATGCCGTACTGAACCTAGCATTTCCACTCTATCTTGTAGCATATATTTTTCACGCATTTGTTCTAGATCAATTGCCTTTGGCCCATCTCCTGCAATTACAAATCGAACCTTGTGGAATTCCGCACAGATTCTAGGAATGACGGCAATTAGTAGATCAATTCCCTTGTTATAATACAATCTTGAAATTACGACGATGGTCACTGTGTGCACAAGGTTAGACAGAAcgtgaaaaaataaagaaagaaagtaagaaatataaatacATACAATAATCCTCAGACGCTTTTGAAGGATCTGGCTTGAAGTTTTCAGGTACCAGTGCATTTGGAATAACCGAAACTTTTTGGGGATTTAGGACAGCACGAAGGACGGTGTTTTCTCGACTAAATTTTCATggttaataaaaaagcaaaatttcATATCGTACCATGTGTGAGAAACACAAATTACATGATCAATATCACTCATCGTAAACTTGAGGAGCTTATTAGTGATTATGCTTCCTGCATCAGCAAAACCAAATAGGGAATGATCAGTAAAACAGGTCTTTAATCCCATAGTACGACCATGAAGAATGGCATCGTGGCATAAGAACGACA contains:
- the dpb4 gene encoding DNA polymerase epsilon subunit Dpb4, with protein sequence MDPMNTGEHTELDDLALPRSIVMRLIKQVLPQKSTAQKEAVKAITNSATLFVSYLTSAAGEISSTKNRKVVMPQDVLSALQEIEYPDFTNQLDAHLQAYEAALKEKKLKIPHVDEDKSTKKSRLDPQDKLVQETSSGMEENDKDELEQEDVAEELAQENILSDREDADMEATENPVEDSVEPNYIDTIHLTDATGNPIDEGSSDSDVNESEPELHGSPNNSS
- the lsm1 gene encoding mRNA decapping complex subunit yields the protein MNQAGQIIPFTTSGSLVDYVDRKVIVVLRDGKKLIGILRSFDQFANLMLQYTIERIYVDDMFGDIDRGVFIVRGENVVLLGELDLDKEYEMEKGLRRVPAEHLFPLSKGRSDEKRKTLREKTKKLNTVGFSVDFGHDDLY
- the gpi3 gene encoding pig-A, phosphatidylinositol N-acetylglucosaminyltransferase subunit Gpi3: MGYRIAMVSDFFFPQPGGIESHIFQLSQRLIDLGHKVIVITHAYKDRVGVRYLTNGLTAYYVPLHTVYRETTFPSFFYFFPIFRNIIIREQIEIVHGHGSLSFLCHDAILHGRTMGLKTCFTDHSLFGFADAGSIITNKLLKFTMSDIDHVICVSHTCRENTVLRAVLNPQKVSVIPNALVPENFKPDPSKASEDYLTIVVISRLYYNKGIDLLIAVIPRICAEFHKVRFVIAGDGPKAIDLEQMREKYMLQDRVEMLGSVRHDQVRDVMVRGHIYLHPSLTEAFGTVLVEAASCGLYVISTKVGGVPEVLPSHMTRFARPEEDDLVRTLSNAISDYLNNKIKTVKFHDEVKKMYSWIDVAERTEKVYESICAEPNLRLINRLKLYYGCGQWAGKLFCILITLDYLVMMLLHWIWPASDIDLAVDRPPVSLSMQDEIETPELKRSSSTGSSSDKFC